GCGGCGTCAACAATGGCGACACCAATCCGGTCTTTAACGCTGTTAGCCGGGTTGTAGAATTCCAGCTTCACAGCGACCGTGGCGGCAAGGCCCTCGGTCAGGCGGTTCAGGCGCACCAACGGGGTGCCGCCAACCAGCTGGGTGACATTGTCATAAATACGTGCCATGAGTGGTCCTTAATCAGTCTGTGAAGCGAAGGGATGCGTGCATTCGGCAAGGAACCGACCACGCTGTACTTAGTCGTCAGCGTATCGAGTAGCTATGTACTGTTCTAGGCGGTGAGCCACTTCGCGTAATGTTTTCTAACTTTAGAGATTTTTGGGTTGATAATGACCTGACAATAGCCAACCTCGGGCCGCTGCGCGTAGAAATCCTGATGGTATTGCTCGGCGGCATAGGACACACCCAGCCGGGTCACCTCGGTGACAATCGGATCATTCCACAGCGGTTGGTTCCGCTCAATGGCAGCCCGGAACTCCGCTTCTTCTTCCTCGTCGCGGTAGTACATGACCGAGCGGTACTGGGTACCGACGTCGTACCCTTGGCGGTTCAAGGTGGTGGGGTCATGCTGGACAAAGAACATGTCCAAAATGACGTCCGCCGGGATGATGTTCTCGTCAAAGGTGACCGCCACAACTTCGGCGTGGCCGGTCATCCCTGTGCAAATTTGCTCATAAGTAGGGTTGGGCAGGGAGCCGCCGGTATACCCGGACACCACCGATTCCACGCCGCGGGTCATCTGATACACGGCATCAAGGCACCAAAAGCAGCCGCCGCCTAATACAAAAGTCCTCATAGTCATTTATAAGTCATTGCGGGCCCCGATGATTCCCTGACGGCGAATGTGTGCTCTAGAGCTCCTGCCCGCAAGTAAGGTAGGAACATGAGCAAGGAACCAACTTTTCCCACGTCCGACGCCGGAAGTGCTGCAGGTGCCCATGGCCCCGACACTCCGGAACCGTCGGGCGTTGGCGCAGACGCCACTTTTCCTGCCGCGGAAACCTCTTTCCAGGGTGGCTTCGCTGATCAGGCTCGCGATGGCGCTGGCTTGATCGGTGACGACGAAGGTGGCACGGACGTTCTGGAATCGGAAGAGGAAGTCACGTTCGAAACTGAGGTAACGAGGCTTGAGGCTGTGCCCGACACTGGGCTCGTGGGGGATCCGGACCTTGATGCTGAGCCTGTGAATCCTTTGCAGACCCCCGTCTTATCCGATGTCCTCCTCGCTGTAGAGGAGTTGTGGCCGGAATCCCTCGCCGAGGAATGGGACCGTGTGGGCCTCGTGGTGGGGCGTCCCGAAGCTGAGATTAACCGCATCATGTTTGCCGTTGACCCCACACTGGAGGTCATTGACGAGGCGCTGGAATGGGGAGCGCAGCTGCTCATCACCCACCACCCGCTGCTCCTCAAAGGCGTCAACTCCGTGGCTGCCACCACGGGCAAGGGCAGGGCCATCCACAACCTGATTGAGGGCGGCTGCGCTCTGCTGACTGTCCACACCAACGGCGACAGCGCCGTGGGCGGCGTCTCCGACGTTCTTGCGGACATCCTGAAACTGGACGATGTCCTGCCGCTCATGCCGGCACGCAATGGACTGGCTGAAGAAGGAATTGGCAGGGTGGGTTTCCTGCCTAATCCGGAAAAGCTCGGTGACCTGGCTGCCAAGGTATTCCTGACCTTGCCCGCAGTGGCCGGGGGAGTGCGCGTTTCAGGCGAGAAGGACGCGCTCGTTCGCAAGGTTGCTGTCTGTGGCGGTGCCGGCGATAGCCTCTTTGATGCGGTACGAGCCAGCGACGCCGATGTTTTTGTTACTGCCGATCTGCGCCACCACCCGGCCTCCGAGGCCCGTGAAGCGCGCCTTGATGGACGGCCCTACCTGATTGATCTTTCCCACTTTGCCAGCGAATGGTTGTGGCTGCCCAACGCCATGGTGGCTCTAGGCAACGTACTCGGTGACCAGGGCTTTGCTGCAGAACTGGCGCTGAGCCAGACCAACACCGATCCGTGGGACTTTATTCTTACTCCCGGGAGCTAGCGCCCAGCGTTCTCCCACCGCTCGCAAGTCCCCGACCGCTCCCACGTCTCGCAAGCTCGGCGCGGGTCCCGCGCGGCCGTGGGCCCACGCGGCGGGCCCCTCGACCGCTAGCGCCTAGCGTTCTCCCACCGCTCGCAAGTCCCCGACCGCTCCCACGTCTCGCAAGCTCGGCGCGGGCCCCTCGCGGCCGTGGGCCCACGCGGCGGGCCCCTCGACCGCTAGGCTTATCCCTAAGCACACACAGCATTTGAAGCAGCAGGAGGAGTTACATGGCTAAGGCAGCACCGGCCGAGCAAATGCGTTTGCTCGAGGTCCAGGTATTGGACGGCAAATTGCGGGCACTTGATGTTCAGGCAAAGGCATTGAAGGAAGACCCCAGGTTGCCGGATCTCCATGCAGGAGTCACCGTAGCGAAGAGCGATCAGGTGGTTCTGGACACTGCCGTCAGCGACGCTCAGCGGGCGCTGACCAAGTCTGAAGATGATGTTGCCGCCGTGGTAGCCCGGATTGAGCGCGACGAGGCCAAGCTAAACAGCGGCACCGGCCTGTCCAAGGACCTCATGGCATTGCAGAGCGAAATTGAATCGCTGACGCGGCGGCGCAGCGAACTTGAAGATGTGGAACTCGAAGCCATGGAAGCCTTTGAGTCCGCAACCGCTAAGGCTCAGGCCGAGCGTGATCTGGTGACCCAGATGCAGAGCGTCCTTGATGAAGTTCTGGATGAGGTGCGCAGCAAGCTTGGCGGGCTCAAGATGGAACGCGATGCCATTTTGGCAGAACGTGCCGAGTTGGCGGCTACCTTTGAGCCTGCACTCATGGCCATCTACGACCGTTCTTTGGCCAAGTATGGTGTGGGCGCAGCGCGCTTGTTCCATGGCAAGTCCGAAGGCTCCGGCATGCACATTAGCGCCGGTGACTTGGCTGAGATCAAGAAGGCCAGCCCCGAAACCATTGTGATGTGCCCGGATTCCGGTGCCATCTTGGTCCGCTCGGAGGAGTGGAGCTAACTAGCTCGAGAGCTAGTGAAAGGCTGCGGCCGGCCAGGCATCTGCCAGGGCCGAACGCAGCCTTTTTGTTAATCGTTCAGGATGATGTTCAAGGCGTGCGCCTTGCGCGGGGTGCCTGGCACGAGCTCCACAGTCCACTTTTCGGCGGCTGCCTTCGCCAACTGGGCCGGGGTCTCCGGGGCCTTGCCGCGGCGGGTCAGCAGGTGCCGGGCCAGTTCCCCGCGGGTGTGCTTGGCGAAGTGCGAGACCACCTTGCGGACGCCGTCGCGCTCGGTGAAAACATTGACGGCCACGGTGCGATCCGGAGCCGGCACCCATGCTGCGGCGTACGTGCTGGAGCGGCAGTCCACCAGTAGGTGGTCCTCTGCATGACTCGCGAGGGCCGCGGCCAGTTGTGGTTTCCAGTAACTGGCCAGCTTGCCCACACCGGGCAGGCCCACCGACATGGAGAGCCGGTAGGCGGGAATGCTGTCGGCAAAGCCCACGGCGCCCCACAGCCCCGAGATAACGACGACGGCGGTATTGGCCTTGCGCTTTTGCGCGGGAGTCAGGCTTGAGTAGCCCAGGGCGTCGAACAGCACGCCCGTGTAAATGCTGTGGGCGGGGGCGGCGGGCTCGTGGGCCAGCCTGGTGTTGCGGCTGACCTCGTGGAGCAGTGTTGCGCCCACACCCAATTGACTGAGGGCATCGTGTTGGCCGGATACTTCGGCCAGCGCATCGGCCACCCGTTGACGTGCCTCGGTGAGCGACGGGAAACTGAGCGCGGCCAGATCAACCGGGGATCCGGCGTCGGGCGGGGTCTTACCTTCAGAGGGGGGAAGCAAAATTAGCACCGTTCGAGCCTACCGCTACGGTGAGCCCCACATGTCAGCTCCGCCCCTTCCTCGAAAGGTGAGTAGTTGGCAATCGTGGGCGCAAACATTGCCATCTACTCACCTTTCGCGGGGGAGGACAGAGCAACAGTTAGACCGGTCTAGTGAGTGCGCTCACTGAACTCGCCGGTAATAGCCGCCCCCTGCGACACTAGAAAATGCTTGAACCAAGGGTGTTTCAAGCTGAAAGAGGGTAAGTACAGTGGTGCAAGAACTCGTGGCAAACAACTCCGATGCCGTCCTGGATTCATGGATTGGACGCGAGACCATGGCAGAAGCCATGATCCCGCTCATCGGCAAGCTGTACCGGGACAACAATGTCCTGACCAACATTCACGGCCGGTCATTGATCAACCAATCGGTCATCAGCCTGTTGAAGGCTCACCGCTTTGCCCGTCAGATCGACGAGGTTGAACTCCCCTTAGAAGAGACCCTGCCGCTGTTGCGGGCTCTGGTAACCCTGGAATTGGGTGCCGCATCGCTGGATCTGGCCCGCCTGAACGCCGGCTTTAAAGCCTCGGCTGAAGAATCCCTGGAAGCTTTCCTGCGCACCGAACTGGCCGACGTCGTTGACCGTTTCGGCGCCGACGAACGCACCAGCACCGATGTGGTTCTCTACGGCTTTGGCCGCATCGGACGCCTGCTAGCCCGCATCCTCATTGAACACTCCGGCGGCGGCCACGGCCTGCGACTGCGCGCCATTGTGGTCCGCAGTGGCGGCGACATGGACCTGACCAAGCGTGCCAGCCTGCTCCGCCGTGACTCCGTCCACGGCCCGTTCAATGGCACCATCACCGTGGACCACGAGAACAACATCATCCAGGCCAATGGCACCGCCATCCAGGTCATTTACTCGGACAGCCCGGCCACTATTGACTACACGAGCTTCGGCATCAACAACGCCCTGGTCGTGGACAACACGGGCCGCTGGCGTGACGAGGAAGGCCTGTCGCAGCACCTGTTGAGCACGGGCGTGGCTCGTGTTCTGCTGACAGCTCCGGGCAAGGGCACGCTGAAGAACGTGGTGCACGGGATCAACCACGGCACCATCACGGCCGAGGACAAGATTGTCACCGCCGCTTCCTGCACCACGAACGCCATCACCCCGGTCCTGAAGGTCCTCAATGACAAGTACGGCATTGTGCACGGACACGTGGAGACCGTCCACTCGTTCACCAATGACCAGAACCTGACGGACAACTTCCATAAGGGAGATCGCCGCGGACGCTCGGCCGCACTGAACATGGTGCTGACCGAAACTGGTGCCGCCAAGGCTGTGGCCAAGGCCCTGCCCGAGCTCGAGGGCAAGCTGACCGGCAACTCCATCCGCGTCCCCACCCCCAACGTGTCCATGGCAATCCTGAACCTGACGCTGGAAAACGCCACCACTAAGGATGAGGTCAACACCTACCTGCGCGAGGTTTCGCTGCACTCGGGCCTGCGCAAGCAGATCGACTTCATTGATTCCCCCGAGGTGGTCTCCAGTGACTTCGTGGGCTCGCGCCGCGCCGGAATTGTGGATGGCCTGGCCACCATCAGCACCAACAAAAATCTGGTTCTCTACGTTTGGTACGACAACGAGTTCGGCTACAGCTGCCAGGTAGTCCGCGTCATGGAGGAAATGGCTGGGGTTCACCCGCGCGCATTCCCCGCCTTGGACGCGTCCGCGGTGCCGGCCACCGCGCAGGTCTAGGCCACGCACCCAATGCAGGCTCCGGCGTCGAACATTAATGCTCGACGCCGGAGCCGCGCGCACTAACTTACGAGGCCCCGATTTTGTCTAGTGACAGTGGACAAATCGACTAGTGTCGCCTCCACGGCGCCCCAAGCTCGCTGCGCTCGATTGGGGCCCTCGCCCTGTAGACTTAGTCACTGGATAGGGCAGCTAGGCAACCGCGCGTCACGCAAGTGGCTCGAGGAACGTCCGGGCTCCACAGAACAGGGTGGTGGGTAACGCCCACTCGGGGTAACCCGCAGGACAGTGCCACAGAGAATAGACCGCCTGTGTTCCTCTAAGGATCTGCAGGTAAGGGTGAAACGGTGGTGTAAGAGACCACCAGTTCCCTAGGTGACTAGGGAAGCTAGGTAAACCCCACCCGGAGCAAGGCCAGACAGGGCATGATTGAGGGCTGTTCGCCCGAGTGTCTGGGTAGGCTGCTAGAGGGCGTCGGCAACGGCGTTCGTAGATGGATGGTTGCCTCTCCGCCGCGGGTAACTGCAGCGGATGACAAAACCCGGCGTAACGGCTGCCCTATCCAACACACATCACCTTTGTGAAAAATGCCGCAGTTTGACGATAATGCCACCGTTTGAGCTATGTCATTTACGTCAAACGACCGCATTTTTGGGTTTCGAACGCCTGTGGATAACCGGAAACACGTTTCCCCGTAGTTCCCTAGACTTAAACCCATCACGACTCACCGTTTCCGTTGTTTGGTCAGAACCTTCAGGTGGGTCAGGGGCGGGGTGGTTGATGTCACGGCATGTGCAACAGGCCCCTGTGCGCCCGCTGCCCCCGGTGCGCCCGCCCCTCGCCGCAGCTGCCGTGCTGCTGGTTCTGGTGGCAGTGGCCCTTACCGGTTGGCTGCACACTTCCGGCCGCTGGCCTTTCACGCCCGACGCCGGTCCGCCGCCTAGCCTGGCCTCCTCACCTCCCGGTTTGGGGCAGCCCGTCATTGTGGTGGGCACCGGAACGGCCCTGGCCCTCTTGGATACTCTTGTTGTGAAGGGCAAATCGCCTGGCAATGACTACCAGCGCAGTGCCTTTGGCGAGGCGTGGTTGGATGCCGACGCCAATGGCTGCGACACCCGCAACGACATCCTGCGTCGGGACATGATCAACCCGGCCTTCACAGCCGGATCCGGGTGCTTGCTGGCCTCAGGAACGTTGGCCGAGCCCTACACCGGGAGTGAAGTTTCATTTCAGCGCGGCAAGGACAGCAGCGAGGCCGTACAAATCGACCACGTGGTGGCTCTGGGCAACGCCTGGGAAACGGGCGCCGCCGCACTGACGCCCGCGCAGCGCCAGAGTCTGGCCAATGACCCGTTGAACCTGCTTGCCGTGGATGGACAGGCAAACCAGGACAAGTCCGACGGCGATGCCGCAACGTGGCTGCCCCCGTCGAAAAAGTTCCGGTGTCACTATGTGGCCCGGCAGATTTCCGTCAAGGCGGCCTACCAGCTCTGGGTCACCCCTGCTGAAAAGGCGGCCATGCAACGCGTCCTGGGACTGTGCCCGCACCAAAACAGCCTGCCCTCCGGCTACCTCCCTTAGGGGAGGCGGCGGGAGGGCAGGCTCTTTTGGATCCGCAAGAGAAACGCAGCGCTGCTACATCTTGGTGCCGATCTCGGTCAACGGCAGATCCGGGTGGTTCCTTTCCACGCGGCGCATGGCCCAAATGTCATTGAACAGGGCCAGGAATTCACCGTCACTGCGCTCCAGCACCTCAGCGCCATGGACATTGGCCAGCACGGCCGTAGCGTCCGCCGTCGTCAATCTTGCGAGGGAGTAGGGGAGGCGTTCCAGACGCATGGGGGCGTTGAAATCGTGGTGCATTCTGTCATCCACCACCTCAAACTGCATGGGTCCGACGGCGGCCAGCACCGGCGCCTGGTCTCCGCGCAGATCCGAGCGGAGCACCTGGATGACGCCTTCGTGTTCGAGCTGTTCGATGCCGCGGCGGAACTGCTTGTACTTGCTGGGGTCCTTAGAGCGGGCCACCTGGAAGTGTTCCGGGGCGAACAGCGGGATGGCCGGGTATTCCACTGACTCCTCGACGAACAAGGAATCGCCCACGCGCAGCGCCGAGGCGTTGACAAGGCCCACCACGTCACCGGGGAAAGCGGTGTCGATAACCTCCCGATCGCGGCCAAAAACCTGCTGCGCATACTTGGTGGCGAAGGACTTGCCGGTGCGGGTCTGAGTGACCACCATGCCACGCTCGAACTTGCCCGAGCAGACACGCACGAACGCGACATGATCACGGTGCGCCTGGTTCATGCCCGCCTGGACCTTGAAGACAAATCCGGAGAACGGGGCGTCAATGGGGCGGCTGCTGCCATCGACATCGGGGCGGGGCGCGGCCGGCGGGGCAAAGTCCACCAAGGTGTCCAAAATTTGCTTGACACCGAAGTTCAGGGCCGCCGAGGAGAACAGCAGGGGAGTGGCCTTGCCGGCGTAGAACGCCTCCAGATCCAGCGGCGCATCTTCGTCGATGACCAGGGACGCCTCGTCGATGGAATCGCTCCAGGCAACACCTTCAGAGGCGGCCGCCTCTTCGGGGGTCATGATCTCGGTCAATGCAATCTGCGCTCCGGAGCTGTTGCGAGCAAACTTCGCGAACTCGTTACGGCGAACATCCCACACGCCGCGGAAGTCACCGGCAATGCCAATGGCCCACGTGAGCGGCATCGGTGTCAGTCCCGTGCGCTCGGTGATCTCATCCATGAGCTCCAACGGGTCAAGTCCCGGGCGGTCCCACTTGTTGATCACGGTGATGATGGGCAGGTTGCGCTGGCGGCAGACTTCGAACAGCTTCATGGTCTGAGTTTCCAGACCCTTACCGGCATCCACGAGCATGACGGCGCAGTCAACGGCTGCCAGCACGCGGTACGTATCCTCGGAGAAGTCGGCGTGGCCGGGAGTGTCAAGCAGGTTGATGACGGTGTCGCGGTAGGAGAACTGCAGCGCCGCGGAGCTGATCGAGATTCCGCGGTCCTTCTCCATCTGCTGCCAGTCCGAGATGGTGTCCTTACGGTTCGACTTGCCGTTAGTAGCGCCGGCTGTGCCGATGACCTTCGCGTGGAGGGCCAAGGCTTCGGTCAGCGTGGACTTGCCGGCATCAGGGTGCGAGATGACGGCGAACGTTCTGCGACGCTCCGCCTGGCCGGAAATTTCGGTGGCGCGGGCGGGGGACTGGGCCGGAGAGGACACAAGACTACTTTCTAGCGATGAAGAATTTGTTCAAGCAACGTAAAGAGGGCGCAATTATCTAGTTTACCGCAGCCTGCGGCTGTCTTTGGTGGCACGCACGACGGCGGCAACCGCAGCTGGGCGCGCGGGCTAACCGTGGGCTAGACGGGCAGTGTGAGGCTGCCGAAGCCCAGCTGCCAAGCACCTCCGGCATCGATGCGGTTCAGGACAATCTGTTGCAACGCCGTCGTCCGGGGGAGGGCAGCCAAGTTCTCCATGTTGCGGGTGCGGAAGGTGAAGTACACGGCGTCGGTGGGTTCGTCGCGGGGTTCACCGTACGGGGTGAAGCGGGCGGTAAATTTGGCGATATTGGAGGACGGGGCCAGGTGCGCTGATAGGTAGGGATCCAGCAGCCAGGACTCACAATTGGCGGTGCCGACGGGCTTCTCGGGGAAGTGTGTGGCAAAGAACGGGGCTGCCAGCGCCAGGCTGTGGGCCACAGCCTCCGCTGACAGACCGCCGTCCTCGGGAATGTGAATACCCAGAATCCACTCGTCCGGGGAAACACCGGGGATCTTCGCCGCGGGCTGGTGGATCAGGTACTGCAAACGGCCCAGCTGGTAGAGCCTGCCGGAGAAAACATGGTTGAGCCACTTGTACGTGTCCATGCCAAACCGCTGGTGGACGCGGCGGTTGATGGCCATCTGCCGGCCAAAATCAGCAAGTGTCGCCCGAGAAGTCGCTTCGGGAATGCCGCGGTCGCTATGCCAGGCCACTGTTGCTGGTACAAAGTGCAGCATTGCGGTGAGCCAGTCGAACTCGGTGACGGGGGCTTCGGGGCGCCCTAGCTCCGGAATTGAGTCATCGGAGCTGCCCAGACGAGCCGTCAAATGAGCCAGAACCTGTTCTACGGCCGGGGTCACCGGAGCCTGCAGCAAGGCCAAAGTACCGGGGCGATCCTCCGGAGCAATGGTCAGGTATTCAAGTGTCTGTTCTGGGCTCATGGCCGTGCGCAAGGTCATATGCCCAGCTTAGCGACCCGGCGGCTTTGCTCCTGCGTGTGGTTAAACCGAAACGGTGCGCCACTCCAGGAGTGGCGCACCGTTTCGGCGTAACCGGACGCAGCTTCAGACTGCGCGTGCCCGGCACAGCGTCAGATCAGGACTACTTGGCAGCCTTGGGCTTCTTGTCGAACAGAGTTTCAGCCTGCTCCAGCGACATTCCGTTGGTCTCCGGGATCTTGAACATCACGAAGAAGAACGATGCCACGGCGAACAGGGCGTACATGCCGTAGGTCAGCGGCAAGGATGCGGCTGCCATGGACGGGAAGGTCAAGGTGATGGCGAAGTTGGCAATCCACTGGGCGGCAGCAGCCAAGCCGAGAGCGCGGGCGCGGATACGTGTGGGGAAGATTTCGCCCAACAGGACCCAAACCAACGGCCCCCAGGAAGCGCCGAAGCTGACGACGAACACGTTGGCTGCAACCAAGGCAACGGGGCCCCAAGCGCCGGAGAGCGAGACATCTGAGCCGGTACCGGAAGCTGTAGAGAAGGCCAGAGCCATGGTGCCCAGGGACAGTGCCATACCCACTGAACCCACCAGTAGGATGGGGCGGCGGCCAATCTTATCGACCAAGGCAATGGCGACCAAGGTGACCAGGATGTTCACAATGGCTGTCACCACGGAAATGGTCAGCGAGTCCTTCTCCTGGAAGCCCACTGCCTTCCACAAGGTGGTGGAGTAGTAGAAGATCACGTTGATTCCAACGAACTGCTGCAGCATGGAGAGGATGATGCCGATCCATACCACCGGCATCAGGCCAAAGCGCTTGCCTCGCAGGGTCCCTTGGCGGGAAGCCAGCTTATCGGCGTGGACAGCGTCCAGGATTTCGCGGATGCTGATTTCGGCGTCCTCGTTCGGTGCAATGGCCTTGAAGACCTTGGCAGCTTCTTCTTCCTTACCGTGGAGGACCAGGAAGCGCGGGGACTCCGGCAGCACCATGGCAATGACGAAGTACACCACGGCCGGTACGGCGGCGGCGAGGAACATCCAGCGCCACGCCGGCAAACCAAACCACAGCTCCTGAGCAGCGCCACCAGCAGCATTGGCGAACAGTGCATCGGAGAGCAGGGCAGCAAAGATGCCGACCGTGATGGCTAGCTGCTGCAGCGAGGCCAAACGGCCGCGGTGCTTAGCCGGGGAAATTTCTGAAATGTAGGCCGGCGCAATCACGGAGGCCAGGCCAATGCCCAAACCGCCAATGAGGCGCCAGAAGATCAGGTCGTAGACGCTGAAAGCAAAGCCAGTGCCCAAGGCGCTGACCAGGAACAGGATTCCACCAATTTTCATGGCGGGAATGCGGCCCTTGGCATCGGCGATGCGGCCAGCGAGGTAGGCGCCTACGGCACAACCCAAAAGTGCGACGGCGACCGCGAACCCGGTGAGGGCATCGCCAAGAATGAAATGATCCTGCATGGCGTCAACGGCTCCGTTGACTACCGATGAATCAAAGCCAAAGAGGAATCCTCCCACCGCACCGGCGATGGCCAGCCCCGCAACTTTTCGAGGTATCCCCGTTGCTGGCTGTTTTGGCATAGTTGTCCCGGACATGGTTCCCCTTTGAAGCCGCCACGCTCATTAGCGTGGCCCGTTTGAAAAAAGTGCTTAGTAATTCCAAATGGTAAAACTACTCCTAGTGGAGTGTTTCTAGCCGTCATAATCGCTGATCAGGGCCGTGAGATATGACTCATGGGAGCTGCGCCACAGCAGGGGCGGCTGCACTTGGGGAGAAAGGGCGTGGATGGGCCCACGATTCCGAGGGGCCCCGGCCGAGGAACGAGGTTGGCGAGAAAGCGCGTGGATGGGCCCACGATTCCGAGGGGCCCCGGCCGAGGAACGAGGTTGGCGAGAAAGCGCGTGGATGGGCCCACGATTCCGAGGGGCCCCGGCCGAGGAACGAGGTTGGCGAGAAAGCGCGTGGATGGGCCCACGATTCCGAGGGGCCCCGGCCGAGGAACGAGGTTGGGGAGGAATTGGGGATTAGTGGCCGAACGGGTCAGGGTCCACGCCGGGCATCCACGTCAGTCCCGGCACACCCCAGCCATTGTTCTTGACTGAACGCTTGGACTTCTTGGAGTAGCGGGCGTTGAGCTTGTCCACGTAGAGCTTGCCGTCAAGGTGATCGTATTCGTGCTGCATGCAGCGGGCAAACCAGCCAGTGGCCTCAAAATCTAAAGCGTTGCCGTCAACATCGAAGCCGCGAACGCGGACCCAATCGGCGCGCTTGAGCGGAAAATCGACGCCCGGAACTGACAGGCAGCCCTCTACCTCGTCATCCACGCTGGGCGGGTTTCCGGAAATTTTTCCTACGGTGAGCGTGGGGTTGATCACCACACCGCGGGCGGGAACGTCGTCGTCGTTCTCCAGCTCATAGGTGAACAGGCGCAGACCTACGCCGATTTGCGGGGCCGCCAGGCCAACGCCATGGGCGGCGTCCATGGTCTCGAACATGTCAGCCACCAGCTCCGCGAGGGACGCGTCAAAGGCTTGGACCTCATCGGCGCGGCGGTGGAGCACGGGCTCACCCAAGATGGTTACAGGGCGAATGGTCATGACTGGTTCCTTTTCAAGCTCGAAAACTTTTTTCACGTTCTAGCGCGTTCAGGCAATGAAAAACACCCCGATCAATTGACCGGGGTGTTGTTCGTGATTCATAACAAACCACATAAGGGGTGAGATACGGGGGTTGAACCCGCGACCTCCTGGACCACAACCAGGCGCTCTGCCAACTGAGCTAATCCCACCATGTCCGCCGTGAGCTTGGAAGTTTGATCCTCCGTGCTTGCGGCAACGACGACTACTCTACCTGATCTCCAAGGGGGGTCAAAACCAAAAATGCCGCTTTTGGTCAATATGTGATCTAGATCGCGTCACGGCGGCAGTAGAAACGCTAAAAGACGCGGAATTTATCCCGAGAACTTTGCGGAAATCTTCTTGGCCGTGTTGGTATCAGGGCCCGGCGCCGGCACAAACACTGCCTCCCGGTAGTACTTGAGCTCGT
The Arthrobacter alpinus genome window above contains:
- a CDS encoding HNH endonuclease family protein; translation: MSRHVQQAPVRPLPPVRPPLAAAAVLLVLVAVALTGWLHTSGRWPFTPDAGPPPSLASSPPGLGQPVIVVGTGTALALLDTLVVKGKSPGNDYQRSAFGEAWLDADANGCDTRNDILRRDMINPAFTAGSGCLLASGTLAEPYTGSEVSFQRGKDSSEAVQIDHVVALGNAWETGAAALTPAQRQSLANDPLNLLAVDGQANQDKSDGDAATWLPPSKKFRCHYVARQISVKAAYQLWVTPAEKAAMQRVLGLCPHQNSLPSGYLP
- a CDS encoding YaaA family protein, whose protein sequence is MLILLPPSEGKTPPDAGSPVDLAALSFPSLTEARQRVADALAEVSGQHDALSQLGVGATLLHEVSRNTRLAHEPAAPAHSIYTGVLFDALGYSSLTPAQKRKANTAVVVISGLWGAVGFADSIPAYRLSMSVGLPGVGKLASYWKPQLAAALASHAEDHLLVDCRSSTYAAAWVPAPDRTVAVNVFTERDGVRKVVSHFAKHTRGELARHLLTRRGKAPETPAQLAKAAAEKWTVELVPGTPRKAHALNIILND
- a CDS encoding Nif3-like dinuclear metal center hexameric protein, coding for MNPLQTPVLSDVLLAVEELWPESLAEEWDRVGLVVGRPEAEINRIMFAVDPTLEVIDEALEWGAQLLITHHPLLLKGVNSVAATTGKGRAIHNLIEGGCALLTVHTNGDSAVGGVSDVLADILKLDDVLPLMPARNGLAEEGIGRVGFLPNPEKLGDLAAKVFLTLPAVAGGVRVSGEKDALVRKVAVCGGAGDSLFDAVRASDADVFVTADLRHHPASEAREARLDGRPYLIDLSHFASEWLWLPNAMVALGNVLGDQGFAAELALSQTNTDPWDFILTPGS
- a CDS encoding acyltransferase domain-containing protein, whose translation is MTLRTAMSPEQTLEYLTIAPEDRPGTLALLQAPVTPAVEQVLAHLTARLGSSDDSIPELGRPEAPVTEFDWLTAMLHFVPATVAWHSDRGIPEATSRATLADFGRQMAINRRVHQRFGMDTYKWLNHVFSGRLYQLGRLQYLIHQPAAKIPGVSPDEWILGIHIPEDGGLSAEAVAHSLALAAPFFATHFPEKPVGTANCESWLLDPYLSAHLAPSSNIAKFTARFTPYGEPRDEPTDAVYFTFRTRNMENLAALPRTTALQQIVLNRIDAGGAWQLGFGSLTLPV
- a CDS encoding glyceraldehyde-3-phosphate dehydrogenase; the protein is MANNSDAVLDSWIGRETMAEAMIPLIGKLYRDNNVLTNIHGRSLINQSVISLLKAHRFARQIDEVELPLEETLPLLRALVTLELGAASLDLARLNAGFKASAEESLEAFLRTELADVVDRFGADERTSTDVVLYGFGRIGRLLARILIEHSGGGHGLRLRAIVVRSGGDMDLTKRASLLRRDSVHGPFNGTITVDHENNIIQANGTAIQVIYSDSPATIDYTSFGINNALVVDNTGRWRDEEGLSQHLLSTGVARVLLTAPGKGTLKNVVHGINHGTITAEDKIVTAASCTTNAITPVLKVLNDKYGIVHGHVETVHSFTNDQNLTDNFHKGDRRGRSAALNMVLTETGAAKAVAKALPELEGKLTGNSIRVPTPNVSMAILNLTLENATTKDEVNTYLREVSLHSGLRKQIDFIDSPEVVSSDFVGSRRAGIVDGLATISTNKNLVLYVWYDNEFGYSCQVVRVMEEMAGVHPRAFPALDASAVPATAQV
- a CDS encoding peptide chain release factor 3; the protein is MSSPAQSPARATEISGQAERRRTFAVISHPDAGKSTLTEALALHAKVIGTAGATNGKSNRKDTISDWQQMEKDRGISISSAALQFSYRDTVINLLDTPGHADFSEDTYRVLAAVDCAVMLVDAGKGLETQTMKLFEVCRQRNLPIITVINKWDRPGLDPLELMDEITERTGLTPMPLTWAIGIAGDFRGVWDVRRNEFAKFARNSSGAQIALTEIMTPEEAAASEGVAWSDSIDEASLVIDEDAPLDLEAFYAGKATPLLFSSAALNFGVKQILDTLVDFAPPAAPRPDVDGSSRPIDAPFSGFVFKVQAGMNQAHRDHVAFVRVCSGKFERGMVVTQTRTGKSFATKYAQQVFGRDREVIDTAFPGDVVGLVNASALRVGDSLFVEESVEYPAIPLFAPEHFQVARSKDPSKYKQFRRGIEQLEHEGVIQVLRSDLRGDQAPVLAAVGPMQFEVVDDRMHHDFNAPMRLERLPYSLARLTTADATAVLANVHGAEVLERSDGEFLALFNDIWAMRRVERNHPDLPLTEIGTKM
- a CDS encoding zinc ribbon domain-containing protein, which translates into the protein MAKAAPAEQMRLLEVQVLDGKLRALDVQAKALKEDPRLPDLHAGVTVAKSDQVVLDTAVSDAQRALTKSEDDVAAVVARIERDEAKLNSGTGLSKDLMALQSEIESLTRRRSELEDVELEAMEAFESATAKAQAERDLVTQMQSVLDEVLDEVRSKLGGLKMERDAILAERAELAATFEPALMAIYDRSLAKYGVGAARLFHGKSEGSGMHISAGDLAEIKKASPETIVMCPDSGAILVRSEEWS
- the msrA gene encoding peptide-methionine (S)-S-oxide reductase MsrA yields the protein MRTFVLGGGCFWCLDAVYQMTRGVESVVSGYTGGSLPNPTYEQICTGMTGHAEVVAVTFDENIIPADVILDMFFVQHDPTTLNRQGYDVGTQYRSVMYYRDEEEEAEFRAAIERNQPLWNDPIVTEVTRLGVSYAAEQYHQDFYAQRPEVGYCQVIINPKISKVRKHYAKWLTA